The genome window TATACTTTGACATAAATGCTTAATGATTTAAGTATAAAAGACGATCACAGGTTGTGGTGTCTGTCGAGTACATACAGATGTTTTTCGATCAAGGTCATGAAAGCTCTGTGTTTATCAATGCATACTTTTACAAAGTCAGTACATTCAAAATGTGCTGCACATTTACActtcagcgtgtgtgtgtgtgtgtgcagattgGAGTTCAAAGAGGAGATGTTGAGGAAGAGATTTGAAGAAGAGGTTGGGTCTTTAGCTGAAGAGCGAGCCAAACAGGAGGCTGAAGAGCATCGCTCACTCATGGCCTGGAATGATGCTGAGAACCTTAGACTGAGAAAAATACGGTGAGTTATGTAGATCTgctatgaaatgtaaatgtgagaATACTCTTTACTGTTGTTTGAATTTAATGTGAATGTGCACCGTTTGTTTTTTTAGAGAGCAGCGAACGCAGAAGGAGACTGAGGCTAAagaacagagacagagagaagcaGCTGTCTTACGTCAACAAGAGCTAGataactacattaaagagaaagagagagaaattttACAACTACAGGTGATTTTATCAGTTTCTGCACTTTACCTCTGCAATGATAACATGCAAGGGAAATGCTGCTGTTGTCGTTTTTTTAGTTATTTGATAATATTTATGCACATTTGAGAtatgtgcatattattttttgggggaaatattagtattttgtttaatttaaacatttaatcatttgatAATTGCAGTTTTTTGgagttatgtttttttctctttgactctgatatcatcatcatcatttatttttaattgcagGAAGAGGCAAAGAACTTCATCACATTGGACAATCTAGATCAGCGGATTGAAGAGGCTCTAGACAACCCGAAAACCTACAATTTTGCTATTGATAAAGAAGGACGTGTTGTCAAACGAACTGCTTTTCAGTGATGGAAACAAAATCCCTATGTACATAAAATGTTTACCGTCGTggttaaaaatgtttctggtgaaaaaagtaaaaaaaatccaaaaattgGTATGTGCATTGTGTTTTAATCCTCTGCAGGTATTATGCAAAAATCTGTACTTGTACATTTGAAAGAAAGCTTATATCTTCGATCTCTTGGAATAATGTTGACCAA of Triplophysa dalaica isolate WHDGS20190420 chromosome 11, ASM1584641v1, whole genome shotgun sequence contains these proteins:
- the mrps26 gene encoding 28S ribosomal protein S26, mitochondrial, with protein sequence MLRAISRSHTPVIRLLAPQSEVLIQTVRGRKSRTDPKAKSKIGRIKTPPPVDPVEMVVLKERFTEYNLIMRALRLEFKEEMLRKRFEEEVGSLAEERAKQEAEEHRSLMAWNDAENLRLRKIREQRTQKETEAKEQRQREAAVLRQQELDNYIKEKEREILQLQEEAKNFITLDNLDQRIEEALDNPKTYNFAIDKEGRVVKRTAFQ